From Lolium perenne isolate Kyuss_39 chromosome 5, Kyuss_2.0, whole genome shotgun sequence, a single genomic window includes:
- the LOC127304196 gene encoding uncharacterized protein — MSRAAHLDSISGAIVPAGGVPPAGLPRQLGPVFLSFEAANYTKWAIYMRASLGRSGLLGHIDGTVAAAATDPAWTSDDYNVLNTLHAAIDEDVADMVLASHQTARQLWLAILELFSANKASKAIYLDNDFRQLVQGDMSITAYCRRQKQLSDALADNVSPVNNRALVLNTLRGLGPRFSSTATIISMTEPLPTFLRVRSMLLMEEMQQANAAANAASTALVAQARAPPPPTCTGTACRGDSSTSGKPKPA, encoded by the coding sequence ATGTCGCGCGCCGCCCACCTCGATTCGATCTCTGGCGCGATCGTTCCAGCCGGCGGCGTTCCTCCCGCCGGTCTCCCACGTCAACTCGGCCCGGTCTTCCTCTCCTTTGAGGCTGCCAACTACACCAAGTGGGCTATCTACATGCGTGCGTCGCTCGGCCGGTCCGGTCTTCTTGGCCATATCGACggcaccgtcgccgccgccgctacCGACCCCGCCTGGACCTCCGACGACTACAACGTCCTCAACACCCTGCACGCCGCCATCGACGAGGACGTCGCTGACATGGTGCTCGCCAGCCACCAGACGGCGCGTCAACTCTGGCTCGCCATCCTCGAGCTGTTCTCCGCCAACAAAGCTAGTAAGGCGATCTACCTCGACAACGATTTTCGTCAACTTGTGCAGGGGGACATGTCGATCACCGCCTATTGCCGCCGGCAGAAGCAGCTCTCCGATGCCCTCGCCGACAACGTCTCCCCGGTGAACAACCGGGCCCTCGTCCTCAACACGCTGCGTGGCCTCGGTCCGCGGTTCTCCTCCACCGCCACGATCATCTCCATGACCGAGCCGCTGCCGACGTTTCTCCGCGTCCGCAGCATGCTGCTTATGGAGGAGATGCAGCAGGCCAACGCTGCTGCCAACGCCGCCTCGACTGCCCTCGTCGCCCAGGcccgagctcctcctcctccaacCTGCACCGGCACCGCCTGCCGTGgtgactcctccacctccggcaaGCCCAAGCCGGCCTAA
- the LOC127302275 gene encoding cyclin-C1-1 yields MAANFWASSHSKQLLDPEEVDVVPAADRERGITTEEFRLVKIHMSSHIWRLAQQVKVRQRVIATAITYFRRVYTRKSMTEYDPRLVAPACLYLASKVEESTVQARLLVFYIKKMCGPDDKYRFEIKDILEMEMKLLEALDYYLVVYHPYRPLLHLLQDAGITDLTQFAWGLVNDTYKMDLILIYPPYMIALACIYIASVLKDKDTTSWFEELRVDMNIVKNISMEILDFYETYKVDPQRGLSDEKISPVMNKLPTKA; encoded by the exons ATGGCCGCCAACTTCTGGGCGTCCTCGCACTC CAAGCAGCTGCTGGACCCGGAGGAGGTGGACGTGGTGCCAGCGGCGGACCGGGAGCGGGGCATCACCACCGAGGAGTTCCGCCTCGTCAAGATCCACATgtcctccc ATATCTGGCGGTTGGCGCAGCAAGTGAAGGTTAGGCAAAG AGTCATAGCAACTGCCATCACTTACTTCAGGCGTGTTTATACAAG AAAGAGCATGACTGAGTATGATCCTCGTTTGGTAGCACCGGCTTGTTTATATTTAGCATCAAAGGTAGAGGAGAGCACTGTGCAAGCAAGGCTGCTCGTCTTTTATATCAAAAAGATGTGTG GTCCTGATGATAAGTACCGATTTGAAATTAAGGACATCCTCGAAATGGAAATGAAGCTCCTGGAAGCACTGGACTATTATTTAGTAGTTTACCATCCGTATCGTCCTCTTTTACA TTTATTGCAGGATGCTGGCATAACAGACCTGACACAGTTCGCGTG GGGCCTTGTCAACGATACTTATAAAATGGATCTTATTCTCATATATCCTCCCTACATGATTGCATTGGCTTGCATATACATTGCAAGTGTTCTGAAAGATAAGGATACAACTTCCTGGTTTGAAGAACTTCGTGTTGATATGAATATT GTGAAGAATATTTCAATGGAAATATTGGATTTCTATGAAACCTACAAGGTTGACCCCCAAAGGGGACTCTCTGATGAAAAGATCAGCCCTGTGATGAACAAGTTGCCAACAAAGGCCTAA
- the LOC127302276 gene encoding uncharacterized protein isoform X4 — protein MKLSTSAPAAARTDQARGGSTHLNWILEDEGASSERKGLRWCSSPSSSAAAAEAAPGARPLRRRSRGVAAMTPLFLSPKNFHHRVSRVTTTLRRRSKLRWRTAGRRRSRWKWASKRKTAQLICGLSNWDLNLTGGVRKETCFLFYSRLLHLRFKQAERSRAGRPRVEKIEREFAARRRRRRRRRPLILRSSWSRQSEVDLGAEESMSTVNGARRVCKRHSQDESADKVVVNLVSPAPGVASRRGVSASRSGARTSPIDVEALDDEVQVLSASQVPPRRRNPKIRRQPVAVVDLEVHATREGNKRQRASAVIDISPETGEGSSLQSNKAVKTRKEPAKVAPKEPIFTCPVCWNKLEEPATTMCGHIFCTSCIKQAIQVQKKCPTCRKYLKINNFHRIYLPNTAG, from the exons ATGAAACTATCCACAAGCGCACCAGCAGCAGCACGAACAGACCAAGCGCGAGGCGGGAGCACGCACCTGAACTGGATTCTCGAGGACGAGGGCGCCTCGTCGGAGAGGAAGGGGTTGAGGTGGTGCTCCTCCCCGTCGTCTTCGGCGGCCGCCGCGGAGGCAGCCCCCGGAGCGCGGCCCCTTCGCCGCCGGTCGCGCGGCGTGGCCGCCATGACGCCCCTTTTTCTCTCCCCGAAAAATTTCCACCACCGAGTTTCACGAGTCACCACGACGCTCCGGCGGCGCTCGAAGTTGCGGTGGAGGACGGCGGGCCGGCGGCGATCACGATGGAAATGGGCCTCGAAGAGGAAAACGGCCCAACTAATCTGTGGGCTCAGCAACTGGGACCTGAACCTGACAGGTGGGGTCAGGAAAGAGACGTGTTTCCTCTTTTATTCTCGTCTTCTCCACCTTCGCTTCAAACAGGCAGAGCGGAGCAGGGCAGGGAGGCCTCGTGTGGAAAAAATTGAGCGCGAGttcgcggcgcggcggcggcggcggcggcggcggcggcctctgaTCCTTCGATCGAGCTGGTCTCGTCAG TCTGAGGTTGATCTGGGAGCTGAAGAGAGCATGAGTACTGTCAACGGCGCACGGCGTGTCTGCAAAAGGCATTCACAAGATGAGTCTGCTGATAAGGTCGTTGTGAATTTGGTCTCCCCAGCACCAGGGGTCGCCAGCAGGCGTGGAGTATCAGCCTCTCGCAGCGGCGCACGCACCTCGCCCATCGATGTGGAAGCTCTGGACGACGAAGTGCAGGTCCTATCGGCTTCACAAGTGCCTCCTCGG AGGAGGAATCCGAAAATTAGGAGACAGCCCGTGGCAGTAGTTGATCTAGAGGTACATGCCACCCGTGAAG GGAACAAACGTCAAAGAGCTTCAGCTGTGATAGACATCTCTCCAGAAACAGGGGAAGGGTCCAGCTTGCAG TCAAACAAAGCTGTCAAAACTAGAAAAGAGCCTGCGAAAGTGGCTCCAAAGGAACCAATCTTTACCTGCCCAGTGTGTTGGAACAAGTTGGAGGAGCCTGCCACAACAATGTGTGGCCATATCTTCTGCACGAGCTGCATCAAGCAAGCCATCCAGGTCCAAAAGAAATGCCCCACTTGCCGGAAGTACTTGAAGATAAACAACTTTCATCGTATTTACCTTCCTAACACTGCTGGATAA
- the LOC127302276 gene encoding uncharacterized protein isoform X3 translates to MKLSTSAPAAARTDQARGGSTHLNWILEDEGASSERKGLRWCSSPSSSAAAAEAAPGARPLRRRSRGVAAMTPLFLSPKNFHHRVSRVTTTLRRRSKLRWRTAGRRRSRWKWASKRKTAQLICGLSNWDLNLTGGVRKETCFLFYSRLLHLRFKQAERSRAGRPRVEKIEREFAARRRRRRRRRPLILRSSWSRQSEVDLGAEESMSTVNGARRVCKRHSQDESADKVVVNLVSPAPGVASRRGVSASRSGARTSPIDVEALDDEVQVLSASQVPPRRRNPKIRRQPVAVVDLEVHATREVISNNTGNKRQRASAVIDISPETGEGSSLQSNKAVKTRKEPAKVAPKEPIFTCPVCWNKLEEPATTMCGHIFCTSCIKQAIQVQKKCPTCRKYLKINNFHRIYLPNTAG, encoded by the exons ATGAAACTATCCACAAGCGCACCAGCAGCAGCACGAACAGACCAAGCGCGAGGCGGGAGCACGCACCTGAACTGGATTCTCGAGGACGAGGGCGCCTCGTCGGAGAGGAAGGGGTTGAGGTGGTGCTCCTCCCCGTCGTCTTCGGCGGCCGCCGCGGAGGCAGCCCCCGGAGCGCGGCCCCTTCGCCGCCGGTCGCGCGGCGTGGCCGCCATGACGCCCCTTTTTCTCTCCCCGAAAAATTTCCACCACCGAGTTTCACGAGTCACCACGACGCTCCGGCGGCGCTCGAAGTTGCGGTGGAGGACGGCGGGCCGGCGGCGATCACGATGGAAATGGGCCTCGAAGAGGAAAACGGCCCAACTAATCTGTGGGCTCAGCAACTGGGACCTGAACCTGACAGGTGGGGTCAGGAAAGAGACGTGTTTCCTCTTTTATTCTCGTCTTCTCCACCTTCGCTTCAAACAGGCAGAGCGGAGCAGGGCAGGGAGGCCTCGTGTGGAAAAAATTGAGCGCGAGttcgcggcgcggcggcggcggcggcggcggcggcggcctctgaTCCTTCGATCGAGCTGGTCTCGTCAG TCTGAGGTTGATCTGGGAGCTGAAGAGAGCATGAGTACTGTCAACGGCGCACGGCGTGTCTGCAAAAGGCATTCACAAGATGAGTCTGCTGATAAGGTCGTTGTGAATTTGGTCTCCCCAGCACCAGGGGTCGCCAGCAGGCGTGGAGTATCAGCCTCTCGCAGCGGCGCACGCACCTCGCCCATCGATGTGGAAGCTCTGGACGACGAAGTGCAGGTCCTATCGGCTTCACAAGTGCCTCCTCGG AGGAGGAATCCGAAAATTAGGAGACAGCCCGTGGCAGTAGTTGATCTAGAGGTACATGCCACCCGTGAAG TCATTTCTAATAACACAGGGAACAAACGTCAAAGAGCTTCAGCTGTGATAGACATCTCTCCAGAAACAGGGGAAGGGTCCAGCTTGCAG TCAAACAAAGCTGTCAAAACTAGAAAAGAGCCTGCGAAAGTGGCTCCAAAGGAACCAATCTTTACCTGCCCAGTGTGTTGGAACAAGTTGGAGGAGCCTGCCACAACAATGTGTGGCCATATCTTCTGCACGAGCTGCATCAAGCAAGCCATCCAGGTCCAAAAGAAATGCCCCACTTGCCGGAAGTACTTGAAGATAAACAACTTTCATCGTATTTACCTTCCTAACACTGCTGGATAA
- the LOC127302276 gene encoding uncharacterized protein isoform X1 produces the protein MKLSTSAPAAARTDQARGGSTHLNWILEDEGASSERKGLRWCSSPSSSAAAAEAAPGARPLRRRSRGVAAMTPLFLSPKNFHHRVSRVTTTLRRRSKLRWRTAGRRRSRWKWASKRKTAQLICGLSNWDLNLTGGVRKETCFLFYSRLLHLRFKQAERSRAGRPRVEKIEREFAARRRRRRRRRPLILRSSWSRQSEVDLGAEESMSTVNGARRVCKRHSQDESADKVVVNLVSPAPGVASRRGVSASRSGARTSPIDVEALDDEVQVLSASQVPPRIYVESTCMLQRRNPKIRRQPVAVVDLEVHATREVISNNTGNKRQRASAVIDISPETGEGSSLQSNKAVKTRKEPAKVAPKEPIFTCPVCWNKLEEPATTMCGHIFCTSCIKQAIQVQKKCPTCRKYLKINNFHRIYLPNTAG, from the exons ATGAAACTATCCACAAGCGCACCAGCAGCAGCACGAACAGACCAAGCGCGAGGCGGGAGCACGCACCTGAACTGGATTCTCGAGGACGAGGGCGCCTCGTCGGAGAGGAAGGGGTTGAGGTGGTGCTCCTCCCCGTCGTCTTCGGCGGCCGCCGCGGAGGCAGCCCCCGGAGCGCGGCCCCTTCGCCGCCGGTCGCGCGGCGTGGCCGCCATGACGCCCCTTTTTCTCTCCCCGAAAAATTTCCACCACCGAGTTTCACGAGTCACCACGACGCTCCGGCGGCGCTCGAAGTTGCGGTGGAGGACGGCGGGCCGGCGGCGATCACGATGGAAATGGGCCTCGAAGAGGAAAACGGCCCAACTAATCTGTGGGCTCAGCAACTGGGACCTGAACCTGACAGGTGGGGTCAGGAAAGAGACGTGTTTCCTCTTTTATTCTCGTCTTCTCCACCTTCGCTTCAAACAGGCAGAGCGGAGCAGGGCAGGGAGGCCTCGTGTGGAAAAAATTGAGCGCGAGttcgcggcgcggcggcggcggcggcggcggcggcggcctctgaTCCTTCGATCGAGCTGGTCTCGTCAG TCTGAGGTTGATCTGGGAGCTGAAGAGAGCATGAGTACTGTCAACGGCGCACGGCGTGTCTGCAAAAGGCATTCACAAGATGAGTCTGCTGATAAGGTCGTTGTGAATTTGGTCTCCCCAGCACCAGGGGTCGCCAGCAGGCGTGGAGTATCAGCCTCTCGCAGCGGCGCACGCACCTCGCCCATCGATGTGGAAGCTCTGGACGACGAAGTGCAGGTCCTATCGGCTTCACAAGTGCCTCCTCGG ATTTATGTTGAATCAACTTGCATGCTGCAGAGGAGGAATCCGAAAATTAGGAGACAGCCCGTGGCAGTAGTTGATCTAGAGGTACATGCCACCCGTGAAG TCATTTCTAATAACACAGGGAACAAACGTCAAAGAGCTTCAGCTGTGATAGACATCTCTCCAGAAACAGGGGAAGGGTCCAGCTTGCAG TCAAACAAAGCTGTCAAAACTAGAAAAGAGCCTGCGAAAGTGGCTCCAAAGGAACCAATCTTTACCTGCCCAGTGTGTTGGAACAAGTTGGAGGAGCCTGCCACAACAATGTGTGGCCATATCTTCTGCACGAGCTGCATCAAGCAAGCCATCCAGGTCCAAAAGAAATGCCCCACTTGCCGGAAGTACTTGAAGATAAACAACTTTCATCGTATTTACCTTCCTAACACTGCTGGATAA
- the LOC127302276 gene encoding uncharacterized protein isoform X2, protein MKLSTSAPAAARTDQARGGSTHLNWILEDEGASSERKGLRWCSSPSSSAAAAEAAPGARPLRRRSRGVAAMTPLFLSPKNFHHRVSRVTTTLRRRSKLRWRTAGRRRSRWKWASKRKTAQLICGLSNWDLNLTGGVRKETCFLFYSRLLHLRFKQAERSRAGRPRVEKIEREFAARRRRRRRRRPLILRSSWSRQSEVDLGAEESMSTVNGARRVCKRHSQDESADKVVVNLVSPAPGVASRRGVSASRSGARTSPIDVEALDDEVQVLSASQVPPRIYVESTCMLQRRNPKIRRQPVAVVDLEVHATREGNKRQRASAVIDISPETGEGSSLQSNKAVKTRKEPAKVAPKEPIFTCPVCWNKLEEPATTMCGHIFCTSCIKQAIQVQKKCPTCRKYLKINNFHRIYLPNTAG, encoded by the exons ATGAAACTATCCACAAGCGCACCAGCAGCAGCACGAACAGACCAAGCGCGAGGCGGGAGCACGCACCTGAACTGGATTCTCGAGGACGAGGGCGCCTCGTCGGAGAGGAAGGGGTTGAGGTGGTGCTCCTCCCCGTCGTCTTCGGCGGCCGCCGCGGAGGCAGCCCCCGGAGCGCGGCCCCTTCGCCGCCGGTCGCGCGGCGTGGCCGCCATGACGCCCCTTTTTCTCTCCCCGAAAAATTTCCACCACCGAGTTTCACGAGTCACCACGACGCTCCGGCGGCGCTCGAAGTTGCGGTGGAGGACGGCGGGCCGGCGGCGATCACGATGGAAATGGGCCTCGAAGAGGAAAACGGCCCAACTAATCTGTGGGCTCAGCAACTGGGACCTGAACCTGACAGGTGGGGTCAGGAAAGAGACGTGTTTCCTCTTTTATTCTCGTCTTCTCCACCTTCGCTTCAAACAGGCAGAGCGGAGCAGGGCAGGGAGGCCTCGTGTGGAAAAAATTGAGCGCGAGttcgcggcgcggcggcggcggcggcggcggcggcggcctctgaTCCTTCGATCGAGCTGGTCTCGTCAG TCTGAGGTTGATCTGGGAGCTGAAGAGAGCATGAGTACTGTCAACGGCGCACGGCGTGTCTGCAAAAGGCATTCACAAGATGAGTCTGCTGATAAGGTCGTTGTGAATTTGGTCTCCCCAGCACCAGGGGTCGCCAGCAGGCGTGGAGTATCAGCCTCTCGCAGCGGCGCACGCACCTCGCCCATCGATGTGGAAGCTCTGGACGACGAAGTGCAGGTCCTATCGGCTTCACAAGTGCCTCCTCGG ATTTATGTTGAATCAACTTGCATGCTGCAGAGGAGGAATCCGAAAATTAGGAGACAGCCCGTGGCAGTAGTTGATCTAGAGGTACATGCCACCCGTGAAG GGAACAAACGTCAAAGAGCTTCAGCTGTGATAGACATCTCTCCAGAAACAGGGGAAGGGTCCAGCTTGCAG TCAAACAAAGCTGTCAAAACTAGAAAAGAGCCTGCGAAAGTGGCTCCAAAGGAACCAATCTTTACCTGCCCAGTGTGTTGGAACAAGTTGGAGGAGCCTGCCACAACAATGTGTGGCCATATCTTCTGCACGAGCTGCATCAAGCAAGCCATCCAGGTCCAAAAGAAATGCCCCACTTGCCGGAAGTACTTGAAGATAAACAACTTTCATCGTATTTACCTTCCTAACACTGCTGGATAA
- the LOC139831766 gene encoding uncharacterized protein gives MAYVFKYFDLQFEAYWLIKLCSFLAERGALVLLDDEDETIGLEEIYKKIAGGNYGCSWDAFQAYKHLKVLGYIVGRDKPPSRDELETVENKFEGIPLKFCQVDNGRISFLTFDNVTLPSLP, from the exons ATGGCTTATGTTTTCAAATACTTCGACTTGCAATTTGAGGCTTACTGGCTGATCAAACTATGCAGCTTCTTGGCAGAAAGAGGGGCACTGGTTCTTCTCGATGATGAGGATGAAACGATAGGACTGGAGGAAATCTATAAAAAGATCGCTGGAGGAAATTACGGGTGCTCCTGGGATGCCTTTCAAGCTTACAAGCACTTGAAGGTGCTTGGCTACATCGTTGGACG AGACAAGCCACCCTCAAGGGATGAACTGGAAACCGTGGAGAACAAGTTTGAGGGCATTCCTCTTAAATTCTGTCAAGTTGATAATGGACGTATCAGCTTTCTCACCTTCGACAATGTTACGCTTCCTAGTTTGCCCTGA